From Fulvivirga lutea:
ATTATTATGGATGGAAGAATATAATGCCTGAGTATACCGACCCTGAAAATCCCTTTAACAATCCTGAAGAAGATGTAATAGACCATAATAAATTATTAAAAGGTGAGGCTATTATTAATCCTGGGTATGCTCGTACAATTGAGATAAGGTTTACCCCTGATCAGCCGATCACTTATGATGGGCAAATCACAATAAACGGTGACTTCACAAGTGGTAATAATAAAATTAACATCACAGGAAGAGGTAGGCCTACACGAATAATAAGATTGGTTGGGGATTTAGATTTTGGGACGATTGACCCTGGGAATTCCACAACAAGAAACATAACAATTTACAATGATGGTAATTCAAATTTAACCGTTAATAGTATTACCACTCCAAGTGGATTTCAGTCAAGCTGGAGTGGTGCAATATCGCCTGGTGGGAGCCAAGTAGTACCTGTTACTTTTAGCCCTTCCAGTCCTATTGCATACGATGGTAACTTGGTTGTTAATTCTAATAAAACAGGGGGTACATCAAGCGTACCTGTGAGTGGACAGGGTAGAATTAAACGAATAATTGCCCTTTCAGGAAATATGAGTTTTGGGGATGTTAGCTCCAATACTAATGCTTATAGAACTCTTAAAATATCTAATAATGGTAATTCTAATTTAACCATCAACTCAATTTCCTATCCGAGTAATTTCTATGGATGGACCTCAGTTTCATCATCGTCAACCTCTTCATTAGCAGTTCCATATAATAGCAATGGATTGGTATTGGCTCCGGGAGCAGATGTGGACATAAGCGTTCGGTTTAATTCCAACGACCCACAATCATATGGCGGTAATATAATTGTACAGTCAAACAAAACCAGTGGTGGAAATTCGATTTCTACGTCTGCTAATATTTTACCGACACGTATTATTGAGATGCCTAATTCAGTTTCTGTAGGTACTGTTAATCTTAATTTTACTGTTACAGAATCAGTAGTGATATCTAATACGGGCAATTCCACACTTAATATTACAGGGGTAAGAATGCCAATCGGGTTTTCTGGAGGTTTTAGAAACATTCAGGATATAAATGACGGAACACGGCCTACTTATACTGATCAAGTAATGATTTTACCTGGTTACTCAAGGTCTTTAGAAGTAAAATTTACACCTACTGAACCAGTAGAATATTCAGGGATGATAACAATATTCTCAGACAAGACGTCCGGTTCTGGGTCATTAACTATTACCGGGCATGGAAGAAAGACACGAATTATTCGTTTAACCGGGAATCTTGATTTTGGAACAGTTGAGCCTGGATCTACGCTTTCCAGAAATGTTGGGATTGTGAATGATGGAAATTCACCTATTACTATCAATTCAATATCAACCCCTTCAGGTTTTAGTGGTAATTGGAGTGGCACAATAAATCCCGGAACTGTTAAGTATGTATCTATCCAATTTACTCCTACAACTGCCGGGCAATATTATTCTGGAACATTATCAGTGAGTTCAAATAAAACAGGGGGAACCCATACTATAGGTATAAGTGGTCAAGCAGGAGGAACAAGGGTAATTGCCTTATCTGGAAACCTTTCATTTGGGCAACTTGCCAGAGGTGCAACTGCGACAAGAACATTAACAATACATAATAATGGGTATAGTCCCCTAACAGTAAGTGGTGTTAGAACTCCGCCTGGATTTTCTGGAAATTGGTCTGGAACAATAGCTCCCGGATCTTCTCGAAATGTCACCATAACTTTTAGTCCAACAGAAAACATAACCTATGGAGGTAATGTAACCGTTATGAGTAACAGTACTTCAGGTACTAGTTCTAGAAGTATTAGTGGTACAGGTGTTACTATTTCAAACCCGCCAAAACCAAAACCAATTTTACCAGTAGGAGAACAACCGTAGAGTCAAAAGTATGAAATCTATATTAAAAATATTTATAATAATTTGTGCTCCCCTGGCAGTTTTGGGGCAATCCAAAAACATCAGCAAGGTGGAGGTACCTCTTGTACCAGTTACTGACCCAGCGGTGGTAGGTACGCTTCCATCAGAAAGTGTTTCAAGAAATATTCAATATACTGACGCACTGGGTAGGCCTATACAACAGTTGTCGTTGGGTGCCACCCCGGCAGGAAATGATATTATAAGTTCTGGCAGTATTAATGACCTTGGCAGACAGGAAAAAGGCTATTTGCCTTATGTTGGTAATACTGGTGATGGAGATTATCAGACTAATTGGCTTACAGACCTAAATAATTTCTACAATGGCCAAAATACAATTCCTGCAGAAAATAAACCTTTTTCAAAAGTTGTTTATGAAGCTTCAACACGGGGTAAAGTCGAAAAGGCATTTGGTGTAGGAAGCTATTACATAAATAACAACAAATATTCTACCACTAAAACAGGTACTAGTGGTAAAGTAGAAATCAAAAAGTGGGTAATTAATGGAAGTGAATTAACCGCAGATACTTTTTTTGACGAAGGTGAATTATTCTACCAGGAGGTGATTACCAATGAAGGCAAGCGAGTGAGAACTTATACTGATTTAGATGGGAAATTAATCTTAAAGGGTATATATGAAGGAGAAGAACAAAGAACTTACCAGGTGAGCGAATGTCTTCGAGACTTCGAAACGGGTAAATGTTTAACTCCACCGATAACTGAGACTATCACTGTAGAAACATGGAAAGAAACACGCTATGTATACGATCAATACAATAACCTTAAATTTATTCTTACCCCCTTGCTCACCAATCAAGATGCTATCAGTGCTTCTGATTTAAATACCTATGCCTTCCAATTTAAACATGATACCGAAGGACGAATTACTGAAAGTAAAAAACCGGGTGCCGGTTGGGAATATATCATCTATGATCAATGGGGAAGGCCTGTGCTTCAACAAGATGCCAGGTTAAGACAAGACGGCTTATGGTCTTTTGTAAAGTATGATCAGTTTGATAGAGTGGTTCTGTCCGGAGTATTTAATACAGGTTTAAGTCGATCAGAATTACGAACAGAAGCTCTCGCTCACACTGTTGCCTATGAAATTAAGTCGGCAAATAGCATTGGCTATAGTCTTAACAGAACATATCCAACCTCAATAAGTGAATCAGATTTACTATCAATCACACACTATGATGATTATAATTTCCTGTTAAATGCAAGTTGGGATACTGATGGTCATATTTTTTCATTTGCAAGTCCATCCGGTTTCAATGAAACAACCACTTCATTAACATTAAATGATTATGCTACCGGTAACAAGGTAAGAATATTAGATACAGATACTTGGTTAAATTCGGTATCCTATTTTAATGTCGATGGCGAGCTAGTGCAGGTGGTAGCAGAGAATCATTTGTCGGGCGTAGATCGCATATCATTTCAATATGATTTTAAGGGACAGTTAATTAAAAGTTTGCTAAACCATTCAAGCAACACAGATGCGGTCTCAATATTAGAGGAGTTTGAGTACGATCATTCAGGAAGGTTATTAAACACATATCATACTATTGATAACGGTGCTAGAACGCTATTGGCAAATTATGCTTATAACGAGCTGGGTCAGGTAATTGAAAACAACTTACATGGCTTATCATCTAATGAATATTTGCAATCTATTGATTATAGCTATGACATAGAGGGGCGATTAAGGACAATTAATAACGCCCAACTTTCGGTGTCTCCGGTAAATAATGATGCAAATGACCTTTTCGGTATGGAGTTAGTTTTTGGGGATGAAGCATTAAATGTAGAAGGTACTGCAATAGATTTAAATTATGATGGCCAAATTACCGCAATGAAGTGGAATACTGATTTCCCAGATGATGGTAAAAAACAGCAAATATATGGATATAAATATGATGATGAGAATCAATTAACAAATGCCTACTATGCGTCAGGCTCCTCATATACAAGTGAGGCAGGTCTATTTAGTGTAAAGAATGTTGTATATGATAGAAATGGGAATATTGAATCTTTAAAGCGCTATGGAAAATTGAACGGTTCAAAAGAATTGTTGGATGATCTAACACTTACCTATAGTGGCAATAAGCTCGTTAAAGTTGAAGATGCGGGCAGTGAACAAGGTTTTAATAATGGCACTACGGGCATTGATGATTATGGATATGATAATGCCGGTAATATGAAATATGATCTTAACCGCTCAATTACCAATATTCAATATAATATTCTGAACCTCCCTACGTCTATTACACATGATAACAAACGTATTGATTATATATTTGATGCGACTGGAAATAAAATCTCTACTAAATACCTTAATGGTGGAGATTTAGAAAAAAGTATCGATCAGGTGGGGGGTATTCAATATGTTGATGGGAAGATTGTATCAATAGGTACCGATTATGGAACAGCCATCAAAATTGATGATAACTTTTATTATGAGTATCAGCTTTCTGATCATTTAGGTAATAACCGTGTTTCATTTGGTATGCTGCCTGAAACCTTTGTATATCAGGCAACCATGGAAGATGCCTATTCAAGCACGGAAGTTTCCCATTTTGATAATATTGTTTCTACTAAGTCATTTGTTCCGGATTTTAACCGCACAGTGCCAAGTAAAGATGTGACAAATCCTAGTAACGTTGCCACACTTAACGGAGGTAACAATGCAGTTGGGCCGGCAAAGGTACTTGAAGTTAATGCAGGCGATAAAATTTCCATGAAAGTATTTGCTAGCTATATTAACTCTACTGAAGGTAATACTGCGTTAATTAGTGATTTGGCCGGAGCAGTAACTTCTTCCATGAACATGCTAGCAGATGCAGAGTTACTAGGCTCCATATCGTCATTAAATTCTGCTATTCCGGGTTTCTCTGCAGGTGTTGATACACACGAAAATGTACCGAAAGCTTATTTGAATTACATTTATTTGGATGAAAATTTTGCTAACCCTCAATTTGGCTATCATGAGGTAACTGACAAAGCGAAGAATAGCTTTATGGAGCTATCTATTGATATTGAGAGTCCTGGTAAAGGCTTTATATTTATTTATGTGGCTAATGAAAGTACAGTTCCTTCGGCTGATGTTTATTTTGATGACTTAACGATTGTTCATCAATCTGTGAACAGTGCTATGCAGATAACGCACGCTGCAGATTATTATCCGTTTGGTATGCCGAGTAATTTGTATAAAAATCAAGTACTTACGGATGTAATGTACCTCTACCAAAGCAAAAAGCTGGAAGAAGAAATAAATTTGTATGATTTTCATGCTCGATTATATGACCCGGGAACCGGAAGGTTTCTGGCGGTAGACCCAGCTGGGCAGTTTGCCAGCCCATACAATGGTATGGGTAATAATCCGATTTTAGGTATTGATCCTGATGGAAGGGTTTGGCATATTGTAATTGGTGCTGCTGTTGGTGGCACAATCAACTTACTGACTAACTTAGATAATATTGATAGCTTTGGAGAGGGGTTCGCTGCTTTTGGTGTTGGAGCAGCTGTAGGCGGTGCAACTGCTGCCTGTGGGACATGTGGAGGTGCAGTAGCTATTGCTTTAGGTGGCGGAGCACTAATTGGGGCCACAAATAATGTCATTGCTCAGACGGGTGACGGTGTTGGGTTAGATGGAGTTAATTGGGGGGATGTTGGTATGAGTGCTGCTGTTGGCGGTATTTCTGGTGTGGCGAGTTATGGTGCAGGAACTTGGGCTTCTAACAATTTAGCCTCGCCATTGATTAATAGTTGGAATGTACAAAGTCCAGTATTTTCGGCATTCATTAACGGTACAATAAGTGGAGGAGTGGGTGGCTATGCAGGCGGTTTTACCGCGGGTTACGCATTAACTGGAGATCTAAGTGCAGCAAACAAATATGGATTTAGTGGTTTAAAGACTGGTGCAAGTTTAGGAGGTGGCATCGCAAGTGCAAGTGCCTATTATTCGGCTACGAAACAAGGCATAAGTCCATGGACAGGAAAAGCTATGCCAACCAAATTTCAAGCTGATAATACTAATTATTTAAGAAAATTTGCTAGCTCTAAAGGTTGGGAAAGAGGACCGAATAAAAACGTAGAAACTTACGGGGTATATGGTGAAGATGGAAATTTCTCTTGGAGGATTAAGATAAAGCAACAAGGTAGTTTTAGAGTTGGTTTGAAATCTGGAAGTAATGTCCCAAGAGCTTCTGTAAGATTGGCGGAAGGTCTGTATTTTGATCCATTTATTAATCAGACAGTCCCTGCATCCCAAGGTAATCATATACCGTTACAACAGAGTTACCCAAAAGTACAGCCTGCTCCTGTAAAGATAAATTGGTGGTGGAGATGAAAAAAGAACTAAAATCACTTATAGGCCTTTTATTTGATATTTCTGCAGATTTAAATGCTCGAGATGATGCTCCTTATTATCTGAGAGATTATGATCAACCCGAAGCACTGGAAGCTTTAATATTGTATGCAAGTGAAGGGTTTAAGATACCTGGAGATGATGATGATGATATCTCAATGCTTAAAGGTTCTTGTGGAGAATCAATAGCATTCATGTGGCTAAGAAAGGAAATATTTGATATCACAGCTTACAACAAATTATCTAAGGAAGCTCAACTAGAAATTATTGGGCTTTTTAAGGCGAATAGGCCGGATTTAATTAAATTTTAGTTCTTTTTTATTAAAATAGAACAGAAAAATACGATATTGAATAAAGCAGCCCTTGAGTTTGAAAGAGTCAGTCAAAGCCTTGAATCTGATGCTATTGTTAACGTCTATTATCAATTTGATGTTGAAGGATTTGTTAATACACGAGAGATCAAGAAATTAGAGTTTGAGTATATACCACTTTCTAAATTGATATTAGAGATGGCTTCAGGTAGATATTTCACTTTTTTTGACTCTTCGAAGTTTTTGGAGAATCAAGGATATTACACTTTAGACATAAAGGTGGAAGAGTCTTTAGATATCGATTCAAAAAAAATCATACAATCTGAATATAATCAATGGACTAAGTTTTTAAATGAGCAAGTGTCTAAAGTAGATGTACTTTGGGATTATTTATACAATAATTTTTATCAGGACAATCCTTCTGATCTTTATCCAAAAGGATTGGAAATTAAGTTTTCTGAGCATAAAAGTATTGTCATTGCAGCTAGCGAACTTGAAATTGTAAGTGGGGAGTACAATTTTATGTGCCCAGATGAAGCTCTAATAGTGTTCTTTTCTAGAAAATTTTATGACAAACATTTAGGAGTTAAAAATTAATATTGAAGGAGTTAGGATTACTTATGGAAGATTACGCAATAATTGAATTTCCTGTAGGTAAAGCCTTTGACGAAATGACCCCAAAAGAGGGTAGAATCACCTTTGAGTGGTTTATTGGAATTATCCCCGAAAGGATGGCCATTTTGGAAAATGAAATCCATCAGGATTATCCAACATGGCGGGCTGATTATACGCGTGAATCCTTGTTTAATTTGGGTAAATGGGTAAAGTCCCATGTAAAAATGCGAAAGTTTGAAGAGCATGAAAAAGAAAACATGATAAGGGAAAGAGGTATGACTAAATTCCAGGCAGATTTGATCCGGGAAATGGATGAGAAGCTTTCCCCAGGTTCGGAACGCATTCGTTTCGATGCAGGTATCTATTTGGGAGAAACTTTGAAAAAAAATATTGAACACTTGGAGTGGCAGTATGAAAAGAGAAAACGAATGGCAAGTAAAGGTAGTCCTATTTTAGCATTAAAGAAAAACTCACCTATTAAATACCATCCTATGATAGTATTGCAGATATCTCGGACTACAACAATTGGCCTTGCAGAGGGAGATACTAAAGATGATCAATTTGTGTATATTTATGATCGATGGTATAAGAATTTTACAAAAGGTCCACGTACTTTGCCTCCTGACCTATTGCCTTAAAATGCGATATTGAACTGCAATATTATATAGCCTTATTCTTTCTAAATTATGGTACAAACAACTAAAGTATATAAATTATTTGACGTCTAAGATTGACCAAATTGATAAGCATATTTTAACTTTGGCTCTAATAATCAATGCGCCTAGTGATTATTTACCAACATATAATACTCCTAAAGGAGATGGTCATCCATGTGTTAAAATTGAAGGTTCAAAATTTTATTTGGTTTATGAAGAGAGTGGCATTGAACACGAACGTAAATTGGCTAAGGACTTAAACGAACTAATGTATTACGTGTTTGATGATATCACTTATTTAATGGCTAGTGATTATGAATTGAAAAATAGAGAATCAGGTGAAGATCCAAGGAAAAAGCTACTTGAGAAACAATTGGAATTAATGAATAAAATCTCCATCCCGTTTGCTGAAAGACTTAGAACCAGAATTTCAAATATATTACGAGTTTCTCCTTACAGAAAACCGCCTAAATTCTTAATATAATTCTGTGAAGCCAATTTTATCACTTTTTATAGTATTATGTTTTTACAATCTGTCAGCTCAATCAGAAAGAATTACTGATCGTATTCTTTCAGAAAAGAGTATTAATAAAGTGAATGCCATTGAAGATCCAGTAAAAAAGTTAAAGAAATACAAAAAGCTTTATTCCAAGGATAGCGCTAAGCAAGCAAAAAAAGAACGTAAATACTGGAGAAATAAAGCAGATAGTCTCCTACACTCATCTGACACTAACACTCAATTACTTGATTCAGTAGACGCACAAGTGAGCGAAGTAGAACTAAACAAGGTCACTAAAATAACTAATGACTCTTCATTTTTTAATGTGGGTGTAGAAGAAGGGAAAGAGGTTGTAAATAAAATAGAAAAGCCAGCAGAGGTAGACTTGATTACGGACATTAAACCTGATTCAACTTGGGATGATCAGCTAAAAAACAAGGCTAAAGAAGAACTAAATAAAACTGAAAAACCTGTGTTGGCACAGGAGTTAATGTCAATCGAAGGCATAGATATTACTTCAGGCATTGATAGTGCTAATGTATCGGCAGTTGAACAAAAAGGGAAACAATTAGGGAAGGAGACCTTAAACAATACTGATGAGTTCAAAGAACTAAATAATGCCTCTGAACAATCTGAAACCATGAAGGAAGAGTGGCTGGGTCAAGGAGAATTACCAATAGATAGTAGTGGCATAGATGAAGAAAAGTTAAAAAACCGTGCTAAAGAACAGGCAATGAAGCTAGCAACAGAGCAAGCGGGTTTTAGTAAAATAGGGAGATTGAAAAGTAAGTATAGCAAAATTGTAAATTCGAATGATTTAAGTTCTGCAGTGAAAAGAAACTCTTTGGAAGGAGAGCCAATAGGTGATCGTCTAATTTTGGGAGGTAATTTTACTATCGTTGAATCTAATCCATTGGTTTTAGATTTAACAGGCTCCATCGGGTATAAATTATCTAAGAAATGGGTGATAGGTTTGCAAGCTTCACATAGAATCGCAGAAGCAGATTCGATATCCGTGAGTGGCGGTAGACTTTTTGCTAACTATGACATTGCCAAGAATTTTTTCTTTGCCTCAGAGATTGAAATGCTAAGAAAAAAATACAAATCTGAAGAATTATCTCGTGAAGACTGGATACCGGGTTTATTTGCCGGTATAGGAAGAAAATTCAAAGTGTTTAAAAACTTAAATGGACAGGTAGCATTACTCTATAATTTTACGCATGATAATAGTGCTGGAGTGTATAATAAGCCGTTAGTTGTGAGGTTTGGGTTTAATATTAGTAAGTGAAGTAGATATCTTCATGTGAAATTATACTCGTTTGTTTAAAGTTCACTCAATGTATTATTCAATTACCACCAGGATGAACTTCTATTTTAAAATCAGTAAATAACAAGAAATAATTAATCTGAATGTTTGCAAATTGTTTGCAATTAAAACAAAAAAGCACCTACGTATTAACGTAAGTGCTTGATTTTCAGGGTGGGCCCACCTGGGCTCGAACCAGGGACCCCTTGATTATGAGTCAAGTGCTCTAACCAGCTGAGCTATAGGCCCTATTACAGTTAGCAATTTTCAAAGTTCAATTAACAAATAATTGCTCATTGTTAATTGCCCATTGCTAATTGATTTTGGGACTGCAATATTAGATATTTGCCTACAATATCACAAACAAAAATTTTAAAATTGAGTAGCCAATCTATTAAGCATTTAATCTTCGATTTGGGCGGTGTAATCATTAATCTGGATACCGCATTAACCATCAAAGCATTTGCGGAACTCACCAATAAATCAATAGATCGGGTGATAGAATTTTCTACTTCACATAGTGGTTTTCACGCGTATGAGAAGGGAGAAATTTCCAATAGTGAATTTAGAGACGTGATTCGGGAAATGGCCGAAAGGGAAATTACCAATGAGCAAATAGACTTAGCATGGAATGCAATGATTCTGGATTTGCCATTGGAGCGAATACAACTACTTCAGCAGCTCAAAAAAGACTATTCAATTTATTTGTTAAGCAACACAAATTTCATTCACATGGATCGTGTCAATGAAGTGAGGAGTGAGGCAGGGCATCCGGAGTTTAATACACTCTTTCATCAAGATTACTATTCCCATATCATGGGTAAACGTAAGCCTGATGCTGCTATTTTTGAGCAGGTAATTCAAGAGCAAAACCTCAATCCTGAGCATACTCTTTTTCTGGATGATAATTTAGCCAACATTGAAGGCGCAAGCCGGCTTGGTTTACAAACGCTTCATGTAACTTCGCCATTGGTGATGATGGAATACTTTAACAATGGACGATAAGCTAAAAAAGTACTTAATACATAGCGGACTATTTATAATCACCTTTTTCACTGCTACGGTAGCAGGTACATGGTGGATCAACGGTAAAATCTTATTCTTCACGGATTATAACTGGAAAGACTTTGAGCTAGGCATGGCTTACTCTATACCTTTCTTGTTGATTTTAACTGTGCATGAATTTGGCCATTATTTCACTGCTAAATACCATAAAGTAAAAACCACCCTACCTTTTTATATTCCCATTCCACCATTTCCAATGTCAATCGGCACAATGGGCGCTATCATCAGAATTAAGGAGCACATTAAATCAACCAAAGTTCATTTTGATATTGGTATCTCAGGCCCGATTGCGGGTTTTGTGATAGCTGTAGGTGCCCTTATTTACGGCTATAGCACCTTGCCCGAGCTAGATTACCTGTTCGAAATTCACCCAGAATACGAACAGTTTGGAGAGAACTACGAAGATCATGTATATACATGGGAGTTTCAGGAAAAAATGATGTATCAGGCCTATTTGGATACCCGAACTCAAGATTCCCTAAATGCTGTAAATGATGGGAAAATTGATGGCTGGTCATTCCCTGAATTTCAGAAGCAATCGGAAATACCAAATATTTCTGTTAGCAAGCCATTGCTAATGCTGTTTATGGAGTCTTTCGTAAGCGACCAAAAGCTGGTTCCAAATTCACGTGAAATGATGCATTACCCAATTCTGATGGCAGGTTTTCTGGCCTTGCTCGTGACAGCTTTAAACTTGCTACCTATAGGTCAGCTTGATGGTGGACATGTGCTTTATGGCATGGTGGGGTTTCATTGGCATAAACGAATTGCTACATGGTTCTTTCTAGGGTTTTTGCTCTATGCTGGGATGGGTTATCTCACACCGTATGATGGTATTGATAATCTCATGTGGAATGTACCAATCTACATCGGGTTTCTATATATAACACTGCGAGGATTAAAGAAAACGCAGCAAGAAACATTGATGTATGCGCTAATCCTCTTTTCGATTCAGTTTGTTGTGCCCATGTTTATTCCTATAAAAGGATATTCGGGCTGGCTGTTTTTCGGACTGATTCTAGGACGCTTTATTGGTATTTATCACCCGCCTTCGGTAGACGAACGTGCTCTTAGCCCTGAAAGAAAACTTTTAGGCTGGTTGGCACTAATCATTTTCATTATTTCGGTGAGTCCGGCACCTATTATTTTTGAGTAAAAATGTAGTCTATCGTCATGTTGAGCCTGTCGAAGAATGGTATGACACGCTCAAATTCAAAGTCATCCTGACGGAGGAAGGATCTTCCTTGATTAGTTCAATAATATAAATAACATCGTCAATCGAACTTAGTAAGATGCCTCCTTTTGTCGGCATGACAGGCTCAATAA
This genomic window contains:
- a CDS encoding DUF6443 domain-containing protein, translated to MKSILKIFIIICAPLAVLGQSKNISKVEVPLVPVTDPAVVGTLPSESVSRNIQYTDALGRPIQQLSLGATPAGNDIISSGSINDLGRQEKGYLPYVGNTGDGDYQTNWLTDLNNFYNGQNTIPAENKPFSKVVYEASTRGKVEKAFGVGSYYINNNKYSTTKTGTSGKVEIKKWVINGSELTADTFFDEGELFYQEVITNEGKRVRTYTDLDGKLILKGIYEGEEQRTYQVSECLRDFETGKCLTPPITETITVETWKETRYVYDQYNNLKFILTPLLTNQDAISASDLNTYAFQFKHDTEGRITESKKPGAGWEYIIYDQWGRPVLQQDARLRQDGLWSFVKYDQFDRVVLSGVFNTGLSRSELRTEALAHTVAYEIKSANSIGYSLNRTYPTSISESDLLSITHYDDYNFLLNASWDTDGHIFSFASPSGFNETTTSLTLNDYATGNKVRILDTDTWLNSVSYFNVDGELVQVVAENHLSGVDRISFQYDFKGQLIKSLLNHSSNTDAVSILEEFEYDHSGRLLNTYHTIDNGARTLLANYAYNELGQVIENNLHGLSSNEYLQSIDYSYDIEGRLRTINNAQLSVSPVNNDANDLFGMELVFGDEALNVEGTAIDLNYDGQITAMKWNTDFPDDGKKQQIYGYKYDDENQLTNAYYASGSSYTSEAGLFSVKNVVYDRNGNIESLKRYGKLNGSKELLDDLTLTYSGNKLVKVEDAGSEQGFNNGTTGIDDYGYDNAGNMKYDLNRSITNIQYNILNLPTSITHDNKRIDYIFDATGNKISTKYLNGGDLEKSIDQVGGIQYVDGKIVSIGTDYGTAIKIDDNFYYEYQLSDHLGNNRVSFGMLPETFVYQATMEDAYSSTEVSHFDNIVSTKSFVPDFNRTVPSKDVTNPSNVATLNGGNNAVGPAKVLEVNAGDKISMKVFASYINSTEGNTALISDLAGAVTSSMNMLADAELLGSISSLNSAIPGFSAGVDTHENVPKAYLNYIYLDENFANPQFGYHEVTDKAKNSFMELSIDIESPGKGFIFIYVANESTVPSADVYFDDLTIVHQSVNSAMQITHAADYYPFGMPSNLYKNQVLTDVMYLYQSKKLEEEINLYDFHARLYDPGTGRFLAVDPAGQFASPYNGMGNNPILGIDPDGRVWHIVIGAAVGGTINLLTNLDNIDSFGEGFAAFGVGAAVGGATAACGTCGGAVAIALGGGALIGATNNVIAQTGDGVGLDGVNWGDVGMSAAVGGISGVASYGAGTWASNNLASPLINSWNVQSPVFSAFINGTISGGVGGYAGGFTAGYALTGDLSAANKYGFSGLKTGASLGGGIASASAYYSATKQGISPWTGKAMPTKFQADNTNYLRKFASSKGWERGPNKNVETYGVYGEDGNFSWRIKIKQQGSFRVGLKSGSNVPRASVRLAEGLYFDPFINQTVPASQGNHIPLQQSYPKVQPAPVKINWWWR
- a CDS encoding Imm63 family immunity protein → MALIINAPSDYLPTYNTPKGDGHPCVKIEGSKFYLVYEESGIEHERKLAKDLNELMYYVFDDITYLMASDYELKNRESGEDPRKKLLEKQLELMNKISIPFAERLRTRISNILRVSPYRKPPKFLI
- a CDS encoding HAD family hydrolase; translated protein: MSSQSIKHLIFDLGGVIINLDTALTIKAFAELTNKSIDRVIEFSTSHSGFHAYEKGEISNSEFRDVIREMAEREITNEQIDLAWNAMILDLPLERIQLLQQLKKDYSIYLLSNTNFIHMDRVNEVRSEAGHPEFNTLFHQDYYSHIMGKRKPDAAIFEQVIQEQNLNPEHTLFLDDNLANIEGASRLGLQTLHVTSPLVMMEYFNNGR
- a CDS encoding site-2 protease family protein, with translation MDDKLKKYLIHSGLFIITFFTATVAGTWWINGKILFFTDYNWKDFELGMAYSIPFLLILTVHEFGHYFTAKYHKVKTTLPFYIPIPPFPMSIGTMGAIIRIKEHIKSTKVHFDIGISGPIAGFVIAVGALIYGYSTLPELDYLFEIHPEYEQFGENYEDHVYTWEFQEKMMYQAYLDTRTQDSLNAVNDGKIDGWSFPEFQKQSEIPNISVSKPLLMLFMESFVSDQKLVPNSREMMHYPILMAGFLALLVTALNLLPIGQLDGGHVLYGMVGFHWHKRIATWFFLGFLLYAGMGYLTPYDGIDNLMWNVPIYIGFLYITLRGLKKTQQETLMYALILFSIQFVVPMFIPIKGYSGWLFFGLILGRFIGIYHPPSVDERALSPERKLLGWLALIIFIISVSPAPIIFE